In Solanum lycopersicum chromosome 5, SLM_r2.1, the following are encoded in one genomic region:
- the LOC101264524 gene encoding vestitone reductase isoform X2: MDKPESFSTAIEGCVGVFHVAHPMNYGDQEIEEEKIRKAVDGTLGILRECLNSKTVKRVVYTSSRTAVVFNDKGLDTVDESSWSDIHVMKTLKPISAASYVISKTLAEKAALEFAEKHGLDLVTVIPSWIHGPFLSPQFPEPLRPAMAMMYGNQENSMKYPSLTPFVHVDDVANAHILLLENSKAKGRYICSAVEVTPDELFDFLSARYPEYRIPNVDSLREVGGIKHPSLSSKKLLDSGFKYKYGLEEMFDGAIECCKQKGLL; the protein is encoded by the exons ATGGACAAACCGGAGAGCTTTAGTACAGCTATTGAAGGATGTGTTGGAGTATTTCACGTTGCTCATCCAATGAATTACGGGGAccaagaaattgaagaggaaaagATAAGAAAAGCAGTTGATGGAACATTAGGCATTTTACGGGAATGCCTCAATTCAAAAACAGTAAAACGAGTTGTTTACACTTCCAGCAGAACAGCGGTTGTGTTTAATGATAAAGGTTTAGACACAGTGGACGAGAGCTCGTGGTCTGACATCCATGTCATGAAAACTTTAAAGCCTATATCCGCAGCTTCTTATGTGATTAGCAAGACTTTAGCCGAAAAGGCTGCTCTTGAGTTTGCTGAGAAGCACGGACTAGATTTGGTAACCGTTATTCCTAGTTGGATACATGGTCCCTTCTTGAGTCCTCAGTTCCCAGAGCCATTACGACCAGCCATGGCAATGATGTACG GTAATCAGGAAAACAGCATGAAGTATCCCTCGCTTACCCCATTCGTGCATGTAGACGATGTTGCCAATGCACACATACTCCTTCTAGAGAACAGTAAAGCAAAGGGAAGGTACATTTGCTCTGCTGTTGAAGTTACACCAGATGAGCTATTTGACTTCCTCTCAGCTAGGTATCCTGAATATCGAATACCTAACGTCGA TTCATTGAGGGAGGTTGGAGGGATTAAGCATCCTagcctttcatcaaagaaactTTTGGATAGTGGATTCAAATACAAGTATGGACTTGAAGAAATGTTTGATGGTGCAATTGAATGTTGCAAACAGAAGGGTTTGCTCTAG
- the LOC101263118 gene encoding shaggy-related protein kinase epsilon, with the protein MNVMRRLKSIASGRSSISDPGVDISLKRLKNEQEVDHRVDIEFQMEERCTIASKDDVTSTSEGSDASTLTVDTRQEKSGKEKLPNEMRIREKSSYDHEDDLKDMEPTVVSGNGTETGQIIVTTLSDRNGQKKQTLSYMAERVVGTGSFGVVFQAKCLETGESVAIKKVLQDRRYKNRELQIMRILDHTNVVHLRHCFYSTTEKNEVYLNLVLEYVSETVYRVSRHYSRVNHHMPIIYVQLYMYQICRALNYMHNVIGVCHRDIKPQNLLVNPHTHQLKICDFGSAKMLVPGEPNIAYICSRYYRAPELIFGATEYTTAIDMWSAGCVFGELLLGQPLFPGESGVDQLVEIIKILGTPTREEIRCMNPNYTEFKFPQIKAHPWHKIFQRKIPREAVDLASRLLQYSPTLRCTALEACAHPFFDDLRKPNACLPNGRPLPLLFNFTPQELSGAPTELRQRLIPEHMRK; encoded by the exons ATGAATGTGATGCGTCGCCTCAAGAGCATTGCGTCTGGACGATCTTCCATTTCCGATCCT GGAGTGGATATTAGTCTAAAGAGACTGAAGAATGAGCAAGAAGTAGATCACAGGGTTGATATTGAATTTCAAATGGAAGAGCGATGTACTATAGCGTCAAAGGATGATGTGACTTCTACATCTGAGGGAAGTGATGCAAGTACATTGACTGTCGATACAAGGCAGGAAAAATCTGGAAAGGAGAAGCTTCCAAATGAAATGAGAATTAGAGAGAAAAGTTCTTATGACCATGAGGATGACTTAAAG GATATGGAGCCTACTGTTGTTAGTGGTAATGGAACAGAAACAGGCCAGATAATTGTGACTACTCTGAGTGATCGAAATGGACAGAAGAAACAG ACACTGTCTTACATGGCTGAACGTGTGGTGGGTACGGGATCATTTGGAGTTGTGTTTCAG GCCAAGTGCCTAGAAACAGGTGAGTCTGTGGCCATAAAGAAGGTCTTGCAGGATAGGAGATACAAAAACAGGGAACTACAGATTATGCGCATCCTTGATCATACTAATGTTGTTCACCTGAGGCACTGTTTCTATTCTACTACTGAGAAGAATGAAGTTTACCTTAACCTTGTTCTGGAGTATGTGTCTGAAACTGTGTACCGAGTTTCAAGGCACTACAGCCGAGTGAACCATCACATGCCCATCATATACGTTCAATTGTACATGTACCAG ATATGTCGGGCTCTAAATTACATGCACAATGTAATTGGGGTATGTCACCGTGATATTAAACCTCAGAATCTTTTG GTTAATCCACACACTCATCAGTTGAAGATCTGTGATTTTGGAAGTGCAAAGATGCTG GTGCCTGGGGAGCCCAATATAGCCTACATTTGTTCTAGGTATTATAGAGCGCCTGAATTGATCTTTGGGGCTACAGAGTACACAACGGCAATTGATATGTGGTCAGCTGGTTGCGTTTTCGGTGAGCTACTTTTGGGACAG CCTCTTTTCCCTGGAGAAAGTGGTGTTGATCAGCTGGTGGAGATCATCAAG ATTTTGGGGACACCAACTAGAGAGGAAATTAGGTGCATGAATCCAAACTATACAGAGTTCAAGTTCCCTCAAATCAAAGCTCACCCGTGGCACAAG atatttcaaagaaaaataccCCGTGAAGCTGTAGATCTGGCCTCAAGGTTGCTGCAGTATTCACCAACTCTCCGATGTACTGCT TTGGAGGCATGTGCACACCCTTTCTTTGATGATCTGAGAAAACCAAATGCTTGCTTGCCTAATGGACGACCTTTGCCACTTCTATTCAACTTCACACCTCAAG AACTTTCTGGTGCACCCACTGAACTGAGACAGCGCCTTATTCCTGAGCACATGAGGAAGTGA
- the LOC101262816 gene encoding transcription repressor KAN1-like isoform X3: MLLEGVFVQQNSSSSKQTPDLSLHISPPNSSSSSTRTTHNNSLTELCLAHPTTTNNEENKSFSRNPFLQQSQNMNSYHGVSLLDPIKGIPIYHHHQDPKRSSSFGSIYHNNLDHISYSNNSYVTNVASSSPYNRIPIVANRFQNQQHIYYNGVGLLGSPSSHESNNFLMRSRFLPKFPTKRSMRAPRMRWTTSLHARFVHAVELLGGHERATPKSVLELMDVKDLTLAHVKSHLQMYRTVKTTDKPAASSDGSGEEDLLAIDKILDQRGPLDGCDEPSTTLWSNSSSSRERLSQANFNESNGLIRSSSFPSQQRFSHHIEECEYSRAMSYVGCSLDQKNPSLEFTLGRSDWVEKNHD; the protein is encoded by the exons ATGCTCTTAGAAGGGGTTTTTGTTCAACAAAACTCATCTTCATCAAAACAAACCCCGGATCTTTCTCTTCATATTAGCCCTCcaaattcatcatcatcatcaacacgTACAACACATAATAATAGTTTGACTGAGCTTTGTTTAGCTCATCCAACTACTAccaataatgaagaaaataagagtTTTTCAAGAAATCCTTTTCTCCAACAAAGCCAAAACATGAATAGTTATCATGGGGTTTCTTTATTAGACCCTATAAAGGGTATCCCaatttatcatcatcatcaagatCCAAAGAGATCATCATCATTTGGATCCATTTATCATAATAATTTGGATCATATATCATATTCGAATAATTCCTATGTTACAAATGTTGCTTCCTCTTCTCCTTATAATCGAATACCTATTGTGGCTAATAGATTTCAAAATCAACAACACATATATTATAACGGAGTTGGATTATTAGGTTCACCTTCTTCTcatgaaagtaataattttttgatgagATCAAGATTTTTACCTAAATTTCCAACTAAAAGAAGCATGAGGGCACCGCGAATGCGATGGACAACTTCACTTCATGCTAGATTTGTTCATGCTGTTGAGCTTCTTGGTGGACATGAAA GGGCTACTCCAAAATCAGTATTGGAGCTAATGGATGTCAAAGATCTCACTCTAGCTCATGTCAAAAGTCATTTGCAg ATGTATCGCACTGTTAAAACTACTGACAAACCTGCAGCTTCCTcag ATGGATCAGGTGAAGAAGATTTGTTAGCTATTGACAAGATTTTGGATCAAAGAGGTCCATTAGATGGATGTGATGAACCTTCTACAACTCTTTGGAGCAACTCCTCAAG TAGTAGAGAAAGATTGTCACAAGCTAACTTTAATGAATCAAATGGACTCATCAGATCATCCTCTTTCCCATCTCAACAAAGATTCAGCCATCATATAGAG GAATGTGAATATTCAAGAGCAATGAGCTATGTAGGTTGCAGTTTGGATCAGAAAAACCCTAGCTTGGAGTTCACATTAGGAAGATCAGATTGGGTAGAAAAGAACCATGACTAA
- the LOC101264011 gene encoding protein cornichon homolog 4, with product MGDLLSWLFSFFLLVAVLGTILYQLMCLADLEYDYVNPYDSASRINRVVVPEFALQGALCFLHLVTGHWLMFLICLPYLYYNIKVYTDRCHLVDVTEIFNQLPWDKKVRLYKLGYLVILLAFSIFWMVWSIVDDEV from the exons ATGGGCGATCTACTCTCATGGCTATTCTCCTTCTTCCTTCTCGTAGCTGTTCTTGGTACTATCCTATACCAG CTCATGTGCTTGGCAGATCTTGAATATGATTATGTCAACCCTTATGATTCAGCATCTCGGATTAATAGAGTAGTGGTGCCAGAATTTGCTCTTCAAGGAGCATTGTGCTTCCTACATCTTGTGACAGGGCATTGGTTGATGTTTCTGATATGTCTGCCATACTTATATTATAACATCAAAGT CTATACTGATCGCTGCCACTTGGTGGATGTAACTGAGATTTTCAATCAGCTTCCGTGGGATAAGAAGGTTCGGTTGTATAAGCTTGGATACCTTGTGATACTTCTTGCCTTTTCGATATTCTG GATGGTTTGGAGCATTGTGGATGATGAAGTATGA
- the LOC101262816 gene encoding transcription repressor KAN1-like isoform X1: MLLEGVFVQQNSSSSKQTPDLSLHISPPNSSSSSTRTTHNNSLTELCLAHPTTTNNEENKSFSRNPFLQQSQNMNSYHGVSLLDPIKGIPIYHHHQDPKRSSSFGSIYHNNLDHISYSNNSYVTNVASSSPYNRIPIVANRFQNQQHIYYNGVGLLGSPSSHESNNFLMRSRFLPKFPTKRSMRAPRMRWTTSLHARFVHAVELLGGHERATPKSVLELMDVKDLTLAHVKSHLQMYRTVKTTDKPAASSDGSGEEDLLAIDKILDQRGPLDGCDEPSTTLWSNSSSRERLSQANFNESNGLIRSSSFPSQQRFSHHIEECEYSRAMSYVGCSLDQKNPSLEFTLGRSDWVEKNHD, encoded by the exons ATGCTCTTAGAAGGGGTTTTTGTTCAACAAAACTCATCTTCATCAAAACAAACCCCGGATCTTTCTCTTCATATTAGCCCTCcaaattcatcatcatcatcaacacgTACAACACATAATAATAGTTTGACTGAGCTTTGTTTAGCTCATCCAACTACTAccaataatgaagaaaataagagtTTTTCAAGAAATCCTTTTCTCCAACAAAGCCAAAACATGAATAGTTATCATGGGGTTTCTTTATTAGACCCTATAAAGGGTATCCCaatttatcatcatcatcaagatCCAAAGAGATCATCATCATTTGGATCCATTTATCATAATAATTTGGATCATATATCATATTCGAATAATTCCTATGTTACAAATGTTGCTTCCTCTTCTCCTTATAATCGAATACCTATTGTGGCTAATAGATTTCAAAATCAACAACACATATATTATAACGGAGTTGGATTATTAGGTTCACCTTCTTCTcatgaaagtaataattttttgatgagATCAAGATTTTTACCTAAATTTCCAACTAAAAGAAGCATGAGGGCACCGCGAATGCGATGGACAACTTCACTTCATGCTAGATTTGTTCATGCTGTTGAGCTTCTTGGTGGACATGAAA GGGCTACTCCAAAATCAGTATTGGAGCTAATGGATGTCAAAGATCTCACTCTAGCTCATGTCAAAAGTCATTTGCAg ATGTATCGCACTGTTAAAACTACTGACAAACCTGCAGCTTCCTcag ATGGATCAGGTGAAGAAGATTTGTTAGCTATTGACAAGATTTTGGATCAAAGAGGTCCATTAGATGGATGTGATGAACCTTCTACAACTCTTTGGAGCAACTCCTCAAG TAGAGAAAGATTGTCACAAGCTAACTTTAATGAATCAAATGGACTCATCAGATCATCCTCTTTCCCATCTCAACAAAGATTCAGCCATCATATAGAG GAATGTGAATATTCAAGAGCAATGAGCTATGTAGGTTGCAGTTTGGATCAGAAAAACCCTAGCTTGGAGTTCACATTAGGAAGATCAGATTGGGTAGAAAAGAACCATGACTAA
- the LOC101263708 gene encoding E3 ubiquitin-protein ligase At1g63170 encodes MSTETAANDNIPNADVSPSNGVGIDTTPFLTSQNSRSRRSFRRPPSLRGAAGFLRRASSRRLMREPSMRVREAAAEQIEERQSDWAYSKPIVIIDLLWNLAFVIVSISVLVLSRNESPSMPLRLWIVGYASQSVLHMVCVFVEYRRRRLRESTENLSSSEQRSGSASWNTEVGNLSSESDGGESGDYSQERNQNEDETSVAKHLESANTMFSFIWWIIGFYWVSAGGQTMPRDAPQLYWLCITFLAFDVFFVVICVAVACVIGIAVCCCLPCIIAILYAVTDQEGATKEDVERLPKYKFKRLGNFEKENGDIQESFGGVMVECDTDTPTEHVLPPEDAECCICLCSYEDGIELRELPCRHHFHAACIDKWLYINATCPLCKFNILKYGNQSGSEEA; translated from the exons ATGTCTACGGAAACAGCCGCCAATGATAACATACCTAACGCCGATGTTAGCCCAAGCAACGGTGTCGGAATTGATACGACGCCGTTTCTCACTAGCCAGAATTCCAGGAGCCGACGTTCGTTCCGTCGCCCTCCGAGCCTCAGAGGAGCTGCCGGATTTCTACGGCGTGCAAGTAGCCGACGATTGATGCGTGAGCCGTCGATGCGAGTAAGAGAAGCCGCTGCTGAGCAAATCGAGGAGCGGCAAAGTGATTGGGCTTACTCAAAACCTATAGTGATAATAGATCTTTTATGGAACTTAGCTTTTGTTATTGTATCGATTTCTGTGCTTGTACTGAGCCGAAATGAGTCTCCTTCTATGCCGTTAAGGCTTTGGATTGTTGGATATGCTTCACAGAGTGTGCTTCATATGGTTTGTGTTTTCGTTGAGTATAGACGCCGACGGTTAAGGGAATCCACTGAAAATTTGAGTAGTTCTGAGCAGAGAAGCGGGAGTGCTAGTTGGAATACCGAAGTTGGGAACTTGAGTTCGGAGAGTGACGGAGGGGAGTCTGGTGATTATTCGCAGGAGAGGAATCAAAATGAGGATGAAACTAG TGTTGCCAAGCATCTGGAGTCTGCAAACACCATGTTTTCTTTCATTTGGTGGATAATCGGGTTCTACTGGGTATCTGCTGGTGGCCAGACTATGCCCCGTGATGCGCCTCAACTTTACTG GCTCTGTATCACATTTCTGGCGTTTGATGtgttttttgttgttatatgtGTTGCTGTGGCTTGTGTCATTGGAATTGCTGTTTGCTGCTGTCTCCCATGTATTATTGCAATCTTATATGCAGTGACAGATCAG GAAGGTGCAACGAAGGAAGATGTTGAAAGACTGCCTAAGTACAAGTTTAAGAGACTAGGCAACTTTGAGAAAGAGAATGGTGATATCCAAGAATCATTTGGAGGAGTAATGGTTGAATGCGACACCGATACACCTACTGAGCATGTTCTTCCACCAGAAGATGCT GAATGTTGCATTTGCCTTTGTTCCTATGAAGATGGAATCGAGCTGCGTGAGCTCCCATGTCGTCACCATTTTCATGCTGCCTGCATAGACAAGTGGTTGTATATAAATGCAACCTGTCCTCTTTGCAAGTTCAATATACTCAAATATGGCAATCAAAGTGGCAGTGAAGAAGCATAA
- the LOC101262816 gene encoding transcription repressor KAN1-like isoform X2: MLLEGVFVQQNSSSSKQTPDLSLHISPPNSSSSSTRTTHNNSLTELCLAHPTTTNNEENKSFSRNPFLQQSQNMNSYHGVSLLDPIKGIPIYHHHQDPKRSSSFGSIYHNNLDHISYSNNSYVTNVASSSPYNRIPIVANRFQNQQHIYYNGVGLLGSPSSHESNNFLMRSRFLPKFPTKRSMRAPRMRWTTSLHARFVHAVELLGGHERATPKSVLELMDVKDLTLAHVKSHLQMYRTVKTTDKPAASSDGSGEEDLLAIDKILDQRGPLDGCDEPSTTLWSNSSRSSSFPSQQRFSHHIEECEYSRAMSYVGCSLDQKNPSLEFTLGRSDWVEKNHD, translated from the exons ATGCTCTTAGAAGGGGTTTTTGTTCAACAAAACTCATCTTCATCAAAACAAACCCCGGATCTTTCTCTTCATATTAGCCCTCcaaattcatcatcatcatcaacacgTACAACACATAATAATAGTTTGACTGAGCTTTGTTTAGCTCATCCAACTACTAccaataatgaagaaaataagagtTTTTCAAGAAATCCTTTTCTCCAACAAAGCCAAAACATGAATAGTTATCATGGGGTTTCTTTATTAGACCCTATAAAGGGTATCCCaatttatcatcatcatcaagatCCAAAGAGATCATCATCATTTGGATCCATTTATCATAATAATTTGGATCATATATCATATTCGAATAATTCCTATGTTACAAATGTTGCTTCCTCTTCTCCTTATAATCGAATACCTATTGTGGCTAATAGATTTCAAAATCAACAACACATATATTATAACGGAGTTGGATTATTAGGTTCACCTTCTTCTcatgaaagtaataattttttgatgagATCAAGATTTTTACCTAAATTTCCAACTAAAAGAAGCATGAGGGCACCGCGAATGCGATGGACAACTTCACTTCATGCTAGATTTGTTCATGCTGTTGAGCTTCTTGGTGGACATGAAA GGGCTACTCCAAAATCAGTATTGGAGCTAATGGATGTCAAAGATCTCACTCTAGCTCATGTCAAAAGTCATTTGCAg ATGTATCGCACTGTTAAAACTACTGACAAACCTGCAGCTTCCTcag ATGGATCAGGTGAAGAAGATTTGTTAGCTATTGACAAGATTTTGGATCAAAGAGGTCCATTAGATGGATGTGATGAACCTTCTACAACTCTTTGGAGCAACTCCTCAAG ATCATCCTCTTTCCCATCTCAACAAAGATTCAGCCATCATATAGAG GAATGTGAATATTCAAGAGCAATGAGCTATGTAGGTTGCAGTTTGGATCAGAAAAACCCTAGCTTGGAGTTCACATTAGGAAGATCAGATTGGGTAGAAAAGAACCATGACTAA
- the LOC101264524 gene encoding vestitone reductase isoform X1, with amino-acid sequence MEMDMVCVTGGTGYLASWLIMKLLQHGYSVNATIRSTQDHKTDVSYLTNLPEASQRLRIFNADMDKPESFSTAIEGCVGVFHVAHPMNYGDQEIEEEKIRKAVDGTLGILRECLNSKTVKRVVYTSSRTAVVFNDKGLDTVDESSWSDIHVMKTLKPISAASYVISKTLAEKAALEFAEKHGLDLVTVIPSWIHGPFLSPQFPEPLRPAMAMMYGNQENSMKYPSLTPFVHVDDVANAHILLLENSKAKGRYICSAVEVTPDELFDFLSARYPEYRIPNVDSLREVGGIKHPSLSSKKLLDSGFKYKYGLEEMFDGAIECCKQKGLL; translated from the exons ATGGAAATGGATATGGTTTGTGTAACTGGTGGAACAGGATACCTAGCATCATGGCTGATTATGAAGCTTCTTCAACATGGATACTCAGTAAATGCTACAATAAGGTCAACTCAAG ATCACAAAACAGATGTTAGCTACCTCACTAACTTGCCTGAAGCATCCCAAAGGCTACGGATTTTTAACGCTGATATGGACAAACCGGAGAGCTTTAGTACAGCTATTGAAGGATGTGTTGGAGTATTTCACGTTGCTCATCCAATGAATTACGGGGAccaagaaattgaagaggaaaagATAAGAAAAGCAGTTGATGGAACATTAGGCATTTTACGGGAATGCCTCAATTCAAAAACAGTAAAACGAGTTGTTTACACTTCCAGCAGAACAGCGGTTGTGTTTAATGATAAAGGTTTAGACACAGTGGACGAGAGCTCGTGGTCTGACATCCATGTCATGAAAACTTTAAAGCCTATATCCGCAGCTTCTTATGTGATTAGCAAGACTTTAGCCGAAAAGGCTGCTCTTGAGTTTGCTGAGAAGCACGGACTAGATTTGGTAACCGTTATTCCTAGTTGGATACATGGTCCCTTCTTGAGTCCTCAGTTCCCAGAGCCATTACGACCAGCCATGGCAATGATGTACG GTAATCAGGAAAACAGCATGAAGTATCCCTCGCTTACCCCATTCGTGCATGTAGACGATGTTGCCAATGCACACATACTCCTTCTAGAGAACAGTAAAGCAAAGGGAAGGTACATTTGCTCTGCTGTTGAAGTTACACCAGATGAGCTATTTGACTTCCTCTCAGCTAGGTATCCTGAATATCGAATACCTAACGTCGA TTCATTGAGGGAGGTTGGAGGGATTAAGCATCCTagcctttcatcaaagaaactTTTGGATAGTGGATTCAAATACAAGTATGGACTTGAAGAAATGTTTGATGGTGCAATTGAATGTTGCAAACAGAAGGGTTTGCTCTAG